The Planctomycetota bacterium nucleotide sequence CGGCGCGCGGTAGCCCGCGAGGGCCTTCTCGGCCGGCTGGGCGGCCAGGGTGATCGTGTCGCCGACGTGGACGCTCGCCACCGTGCGAATGTTGGCGATCACGTAGCCGACCTCCCCCGCCGCCAGCGATTCCACCGCCGTGGGCCGCGGCCGAAACTTCCCGACTTCCGCCACCTGGTACACCTCGCCCGCGCCCATCATCCGGATCTTCTCGCCTCGGCAAAGGCGCCCGTCCACAACCCGCACGTAAACGATCACGCCGCGGTGACTGTCGTACGCCGAGTCGAAAATAAGCGCCCGCAGGGGCGCGTCCGGCTCCCCCGCGGGGGACGGAAGTTGCTCGATGATCGCCTTCAGCATCTCCTCGATGCCTTGGCCCGTCCTGGCCGACGTGAAGAGACAATCCTCCGCCCGCGTTCCCAGAAGGCGCTCGACCTCCATGGCCGTGTCCTCCGGCCGCGCGGCAGCCAGGTCCACCTTGTTGACGACGGGCACCAGCCTCAGGCCCAGCCTCTGGGCGAGATGGGCGTTGGCCACCGTCTGGGCCTCCACGCCCTGGCTCGCATCGACCACCAGGAGCGCCCCTTCGCAGGCCGTCAGCGCGCGGCTGACCTCGTAGTGGAAGTCCACGTGGCCCGGCGTGTCGATGAGGTTAAGCATGTACCGCTGGCCGGCGTGCTCGTAATCGAGCGTCACCGCGGAGGCTTTGATCGTGATGCCTCGCTCACGCTCCAGGTCCATGGCGTCGAGCATCTGCTCGCGAATCTCGCGCGGATCGATGGCCCCGGTTCGCACGAGGAGCCGGTCGGCCAGCGTGCTCTTGCCGTGGTCGATGTGCGCGATGATGCTGAAGTTGCGAATGAAAGCCTGATCCATCAGGGCATTCTAGCGGCACGGCCTGCCGGTGCAAGGGGGCGCCTGAGGTTGAAACTGTCTCTACCAGAAATGGCGTTTAGCGAAGGCGTGACCAGTCTGTGGCAACGGTCTCAGAAACGCTTCTTGGCAAAGGCCCGGCCAGACTGGCTCTTGAGATACTTTTCGAGGGCGACGGCTTTCGCTTTATCCCGGAACGCAACAGCCGTCTCGATCCGCCAAGGGCGGAACTTGGAAGTATGGGGCACTCCGCCGGCGTTGTGGACCTCGATTCGCTTGTGAAGGTCTTCTGTCATCCCTACGTACCAACGGTCCGGGCATCCCTCGCTTTGGAGCATATAGACATACCAGAAACGAGCTTTCATGGCGTCCCCCACGGACAGCGATACTGCGATTTATGCCCGTCTTCGCCTGCGGCTACGACGTGGCAGTCTTCCCCTACGGGTTCGTCCTGGCAACCCGGACAAACCGGCTTGCCAAGACGAAGTTCGTCGCGGCCCAGGGCCGCGGCGAACGAAGACTGGAGGCGGTGGGAATCGAACCCACGTCCGGATGCCCGTGACCTGAGACGTCTACGCGAGTAGTCGGTCTATTGATTGTCGGTCGCCGCGGCTCCGCCCGACAGGATCCACCGCAACCCATCCGGGACTGTTTCTCGCCGACGTCGCACCCGGCGGACTAGTCGGCCAGCCCGTGTGGTGACGTCCGTTGCAGGCCCACGGACAAGCCCGCAGGGACGTGACTGCCCTATTTAGGCAGCCATTTGCATGCCAGTTGTGGCATTTTGCGTTTTGCCGGCAGTTTAAAGAGGTGGCCGACAACCTCTTCGCGCAACCTCAGACCCTCTAAGGCCCCGTCGATACCAGTCGCCCCCACGAAGTCCTTTCCGGTTTAAGTATAGCACATTCCGGCCTTCCCATCAAGCCCCGTCGGCCCTTTTATTCATCGGCCGGTCGCCACAGGCGACTCGACGTGGCGAGCGGTAGCCCTGTCCGCCATCTTGTCCGCCGTAGCCTCGGCGAAGGCGGAAGCCCCGGCGCGCCGGGGGCGGAGGAGGGCCCGCCTGCCCCGCCGGTCACGCTTCACCCCCGTGGCCGACCTCGCAAGGAGGCGAAAAAGTAGAATGTCCCCTTTTTGTCCCCCCTTTTTGTCCGACTCGGTGGTTTATCTTTTCATCCGCTCGGCGAGTCGCTACCCGTTCCGGCCCGACGTCCGAGGCTATGAGATCCTCGGTTTTCGCGTGGTGCTGGCGCCGGAGGTGGGAGCAAAGAAGGAGTAA carries:
- the lepA gene encoding translation elongation factor 4, whose product is MDQAFIRNFSIIAHIDHGKSTLADRLLVRTGAIDPREIREQMLDAMDLERERGITIKASAVTLDYEHAGQRYMLNLIDTPGHVDFHYEVSRALTACEGALLVVDASQGVEAQTVANAHLAQRLGLRLVPVVNKVDLAAARPEDTAMEVERLLGTRAEDCLFTSARTGQGIEEMLKAIIEQLPSPAGEPDAPLRALIFDSAYDSHRGVIVYVRVVDGRLCRGEKIRMMGAGEVYQVAEVGKFRPRPTAVESLAAGEVGYVIANIRTVASVHVGDTITLAAQPAEKALAGYRAPQQMVFSDFYPGPSTEFREMRGAFERLQLNDAALTFHPINSEALGFGFRCGFLGLLHMDIVQERLEREYDVEVVQTAPTVPYQVLLVSGKLQEVDSVGDLPDPGLIAEIREPIARVDLIVPADAIGTIMALAEDRRGTYRRTEYLSADRAILTYDLPLAEILYDFYDKLKSATRGYGTMDYEVSGFVANDLVKLNILLNGQAVEALSRIVHRSKAETRGRAILKRLRKEISRHQFEIALQAAIGSRIIARETIKAFRKDVIARLSGG
- a CDS encoding GIY-YIG nuclease family protein, which produces MKARFWYVYMLQSEGCPDRWYVGMTEDLHKRIEVHNAGGVPHTSKFRPWRIETAVAFRDKAKAVALEKYLKSQSGRAFAKKRF